One genomic segment of Vibrio sp. SCSIO 43136 includes these proteins:
- the wrbA gene encoding NAD(P)H:quinone oxidoreductase: MSCELLVLYYSRHGSTQSLARQIARGIESIDGCQATLRTVAELDPETPAKEAVVSLDDLTRCDGLALGSPVWFGNMAAPLKHFWDQTTPTWVAGGLIDKPAVVFTSSSSMHGGQESTLHTMMLPLFHHGMMVLGIPYSEPELHHTQAGGTPYGASHLAPDRLTHQSDSGQLAYKLGQRLAKTAKKLKD, encoded by the coding sequence ATGAGCTGCGAGCTGTTAGTTCTCTACTACAGCCGCCATGGCAGTACTCAGTCTCTCGCTCGCCAAATTGCACGAGGGATTGAGTCTATTGACGGTTGCCAAGCAACGCTAAGAACCGTCGCTGAACTTGACCCAGAAACGCCAGCGAAAGAGGCCGTAGTATCACTAGATGATCTTACCCGCTGTGATGGTCTGGCATTAGGTAGTCCAGTCTGGTTTGGCAATATGGCAGCACCTCTTAAACACTTTTGGGACCAAACGACACCCACTTGGGTGGCTGGCGGTTTGATCGATAAACCTGCCGTGGTTTTTACCTCCTCTTCCTCTATGCATGGCGGTCAAGAGTCTACATTGCACACCATGATGCTGCCCCTGTTTCATCATGGAATGATGGTGTTAGGTATCCCTTACTCAGAGCCTGAGCTCCATCACACACAAGCTGGCGGCACGCCTTATGGTGCCAGCCATTTGGCACCCGATCGCTTAACGCATCAGAGCGACAGTGGACAACTGGCCTACAAGCTCGGACAACGCTTAGCCAAAACAGCAAAAAAACTAAAGGATTAG
- the purM gene encoding phosphoribosylformylglycinamidine cyclo-ligase: MSGNNSSLSYKDAGVDIDAGNALVDRIKGAVKRTRRPEVMGGIGGFGALCELPTNYKQPVLVSGTDGVGTKLRLALDMKKHDTIGIDLVAMCVNDLIVQGAEPLFFLDYYATGKLDVDTAADVVSGIAEGCVQSGCSLIGGETAEMPGMYEGEDYDVAGFCVGVVEKEEIIDGTKVAAGDALIAVGSSGPHSNGYSLIRKILEVSNADLSEELNGRTIGEQLLEPTRIYIKSALKMIAEHDIHAISHITGGGFWENIPRVLPEGTKAVIDGNSWEWPAIFSWLQEKGNVETHEMYRTFNCGVGLVVALPKEQADAAVALLNAEGENAWVIGEIAAANGEEEQVEIR; the protein is encoded by the coding sequence GTGAGTGGTAACAACTCTTCTCTTAGTTATAAAGACGCTGGTGTAGATATCGATGCTGGCAACGCACTTGTAGACCGTATTAAAGGTGCTGTAAAGCGCACTCGTCGCCCAGAAGTAATGGGTGGTATCGGTGGTTTTGGTGCGCTATGTGAGCTACCAACTAACTACAAGCAACCTGTTCTAGTTTCAGGTACAGACGGTGTAGGTACTAAGCTACGCCTTGCTCTGGATATGAAAAAACATGACACCATCGGCATCGACCTTGTTGCTATGTGTGTGAACGATCTAATCGTTCAAGGTGCAGAACCTCTTTTCTTCCTAGATTACTACGCAACAGGCAAACTAGATGTTGATACTGCGGCTGACGTAGTTTCTGGTATTGCTGAAGGCTGTGTTCAATCTGGCTGTTCTCTAATCGGTGGTGAAACTGCTGAAATGCCTGGCATGTACGAAGGCGAAGACTACGATGTAGCTGGCTTCTGTGTAGGTGTTGTTGAGAAAGAAGAAATCATCGACGGTACTAAAGTTGCTGCTGGTGATGCACTAATTGCTGTTGGCTCAAGTGGCCCACACTCAAACGGTTACTCGCTAATCCGTAAAATCCTAGAAGTTTCTAACGCTGACCTAAGTGAAGAGCTAAACGGCCGCACTATCGGTGAGCAACTACTAGAACCAACTCGCATCTACATTAAGTCTGCACTTAAGATGATTGCTGAGCACGATATCCACGCTATCTCGCACATCACTGGCGGTGGTTTCTGGGAAAACATCCCTCGCGTACTACCTGAAGGCACTAAAGCAGTTATCGACGGTAACAGCTGGGAATGGCCTGCGATCTTCTCTTGGCTACAAGAGAAAGGTAACGTTGAGACTCACGAAATGTACCGTACCTTCAACTGTGGTGTTGGCCTAGTTGTTGCTCTTCCTAAAGAGCAAGCAGACGCTGCAGTAGCGCTTCTAAACGCTGAAGGCGAAAACGCTTGGGTTATCGGTGAAATCGCTGCTGCGAATGGCGAAGAAGAACAAGTAGAGATCCGCTAA
- a CDS encoding uracil-xanthine permease family protein has translation MKNILQGTQMLFVAFGALVLVPLLTGLDPSVALFGAGVGTLIFQVITRRSVPIFLASSFAFIAPIMYGVQTWGIASTMGGLMAAGFVYVLLGAVIKAKGVAIIHKLLPPVVVGPVIMVIGLGLAPVAVNMALGKTGDGAVQLVDGTAALVIACASLATTIGLSVFAKGFLKLLPIFGGICVGYALSLAYGVVDFTPVAQAAWLSLPNFTFPEFNINAILFMIPVAIAPAVEHVGDMLAISNVTNKDYLKKPGLHRTITGDGVATMAASMVGAPPNTTYSEVTGAVMLTKAFNPVIMTWAAVTAIVLALVGKLGALLQTIPVPVMGGIMILLFGSIATVGLNTLIKNHVDLHKSRNLVIVAVTLVFGIGGMAFGIGDFSLQGVSLCGIVAIALNLILPDDLGENHVVDNAQMEESEPKQENA, from the coding sequence ATGAAAAACATACTTCAAGGCACTCAAATGCTGTTTGTTGCATTTGGTGCACTGGTATTGGTCCCACTATTAACGGGCTTGGACCCAAGCGTTGCATTGTTTGGTGCTGGGGTCGGCACCTTGATCTTTCAGGTGATCACTCGTCGTAGCGTGCCAATTTTCCTTGCCTCCTCTTTTGCTTTCATCGCACCTATCATGTACGGCGTTCAAACTTGGGGCATCGCCTCGACCATGGGTGGTTTGATGGCCGCAGGTTTTGTCTACGTACTGCTTGGTGCGGTGATCAAAGCTAAAGGTGTCGCCATCATCCATAAATTGCTACCACCTGTTGTGGTTGGCCCTGTCATCATGGTGATTGGCTTAGGACTTGCGCCCGTAGCGGTGAACATGGCGCTAGGTAAAACTGGTGACGGCGCTGTTCAATTGGTGGATGGCACTGCTGCGTTAGTGATAGCTTGTGCATCGCTAGCCACGACTATCGGTTTGAGTGTATTTGCCAAAGGCTTTTTGAAACTGCTGCCTATCTTTGGCGGTATTTGTGTAGGTTATGCTCTGAGTTTGGCTTACGGTGTGGTCGACTTCACTCCAGTAGCACAAGCGGCATGGCTGTCACTACCAAACTTTACTTTCCCAGAATTTAACATCAACGCGATCTTATTTATGATCCCGGTAGCCATTGCCCCTGCGGTTGAGCACGTTGGCGATATGCTGGCAATTTCAAACGTCACCAACAAAGATTACCTAAAGAAACCGGGGCTTCATCGTACTATTACTGGTGACGGTGTCGCTACAATGGCCGCTTCAATGGTGGGTGCGCCGCCAAACACAACTTACTCAGAAGTGACAGGCGCTGTGATGCTAACCAAAGCCTTCAATCCAGTGATCATGACATGGGCGGCAGTGACTGCAATCGTGCTCGCTTTGGTTGGTAAACTAGGTGCGCTGCTTCAGACCATTCCTGTTCCTGTCATGGGCGGCATCATGATCTTACTGTTTGGCTCTATTGCAACCGTAGGTCTGAATACCTTAATCAAAAACCATGTTGATCTGCACAAATCTCGTAACTTGGTGATCGTTGCTGTCACTCTCGTGTTTGGTATTGGCGGCATGGCGTTTGGCATTGGTGACTTTAGCCTTCAAGGGGTGAGCTTGTGCGGTATTGTGGCAATTGCACTTAATCTCATCTTGCCAGATGACCTTGGTGAAAACCATGTCGTAGATAATGCACAAATGGAAGAGAGTGAGCCAAAACAAGAAAATGCTTAA
- a CDS encoding DUF2066 domain-containing protein has translation MKRVLGWLMCALAMPSFAMTKVDLFTAEIPLSEESNAEALAQSQGLAQVLIKASGDKSAGENAVVKKALRNSGQYLTQISSSELNGQPSLKLGYNSQQVQSLLTQAGLAYWSPTRSNLLVWLVEEDGFQRQIGWEQSGSMSIAPLKQAADTRGLPLTIPVGDFDDVTAITAPDLWGGFVDPMAQASVRYPVDAVLVLRIQHRDNNSVVRWSLYDQLPSLIASSQQSPLTGRAVGSLNGALGDMVDQVSDYYAGKSAVKVSDTSTQTVLTQFVEVNNANDFFTLESMLKGLNSVASVDVMKIQGNSVRYRVHLLASLADFERELANFSQVNRVEFIEPQPVSVEEPAVIEESNDGVQPLTEADASVSDAQPLVEDSLPAPEPEQPQEPLLTYEWIG, from the coding sequence ATGAAACGAGTGTTGGGCTGGTTGATGTGTGCATTAGCAATGCCAAGCTTCGCCATGACAAAAGTCGATCTGTTTACGGCAGAGATCCCTTTAAGTGAAGAAAGCAATGCAGAAGCTCTGGCGCAGAGCCAAGGTTTAGCTCAAGTATTGATCAAAGCATCGGGCGATAAGAGTGCCGGAGAAAATGCAGTGGTAAAAAAGGCCCTGCGTAACAGCGGTCAATACTTGACTCAAATTAGCAGCAGCGAACTCAATGGGCAGCCCAGCCTAAAGCTGGGTTACAACTCTCAGCAAGTGCAATCATTACTAACGCAAGCGGGACTGGCTTATTGGTCGCCTACGCGCAGCAATCTACTGGTTTGGCTGGTCGAAGAAGATGGTTTCCAGCGTCAGATTGGTTGGGAACAAAGTGGCTCTATGTCGATTGCTCCGTTGAAGCAAGCGGCAGATACTCGTGGCTTGCCGTTAACTATCCCGGTTGGGGACTTTGATGATGTGACAGCCATTACTGCCCCTGATCTCTGGGGTGGGTTTGTCGACCCAATGGCGCAGGCCAGTGTTCGCTACCCAGTGGATGCCGTTCTAGTGCTTCGTATTCAGCACCGAGATAACAACAGTGTGGTGCGTTGGTCGCTTTATGATCAATTGCCATCTTTAATTGCCTCTTCGCAGCAATCTCCTCTCACAGGTCGTGCAGTGGGTTCACTAAATGGCGCTCTGGGTGACATGGTCGACCAAGTATCGGATTACTACGCAGGCAAAAGCGCAGTAAAAGTTTCGGATACATCTACGCAAACGGTATTAACTCAGTTTGTCGAAGTGAACAATGCTAATGACTTCTTTACCCTTGAGTCGATGCTAAAAGGGCTGAATTCAGTCGCCTCTGTCGATGTGATGAAAATTCAGGGCAATAGTGTTCGTTACCGTGTACATTTGCTGGCAAGCCTAGCCGATTTTGAGCGTGAACTGGCGAACTTCTCTCAAGTGAATCGAGTAGAGTTCATTGAACCTCAGCCTGTCTCAGTGGAAGAACCCGCAGTGATTGAGGAAAGCAATGACGGAGTGCAGCCACTTACTGAAGCGGATGCTAGCGTTTCGGATGCACAACCTTTAGTTGAGGATAGCCTGCCTGCCCCAGAGCCAGAGCAACCGCAAGAGCCACTCCTCACTTACGAGTGGATAGGATAA
- the arsC gene encoding arsenate reductase (glutaredoxin) (This arsenate reductase requires both glutathione and glutaredoxin to convert arsenate to arsenite, after which the efflux transporter formed by ArsA and ArsB can extrude the arsenite from the cell, providing resistance.): MSVVIYHNPRCSKSRQTLALLEEKGISPEVVKYLEAPLSVELLKTLFAQLELNEVRQMMRVKEAEYKEQNLADASDEALFEAMVNTPKLIERPIVVNNGKARLGRPPEQVLEIV; encoded by the coding sequence ATGTCAGTCGTTATTTACCACAACCCTCGCTGTTCTAAGAGCCGCCAGACGCTTGCGTTGTTGGAAGAAAAAGGCATCAGCCCAGAAGTGGTAAAATACCTCGAAGCACCGCTTAGCGTTGAGCTGCTTAAAACCTTGTTTGCTCAGCTAGAGCTTAACGAAGTACGCCAAATGATGCGCGTTAAGGAAGCAGAATATAAAGAGCAAAATCTCGCCGATGCGAGCGATGAAGCTCTGTTTGAAGCTATGGTTAATACCCCGAAATTAATTGAGCGCCCGATTGTTGTGAATAACGGCAAAGCACGTCTTGGCCGCCCACCAGAGCAAGTTCTAGAGATCGTATGA
- the upp gene encoding uracil phosphoribosyltransferase: MKVVEVKHPLVKHKLGLMREGDISTKRFRELATEVGSLLTYEATADFETERVTIEGWNGPVEIDQIKGKKVTVVPILRAGLGMMDGVMEHMPSARISVVGIYRDEETLEPVPYFNKLASNIDERIALVVDPMLATGGSMIATIDLLKEKGCKHIKVLVLVAAPEGIEALEKAHPDIEMYTAAIDEKLNDKGYIVPGLGDAGDKIFGTK; encoded by the coding sequence ATGAAAGTTGTTGAAGTGAAACACCCGCTAGTTAAACACAAACTGGGTTTAATGAGAGAAGGTGACATCAGCACCAAGCGCTTTCGCGAGCTGGCAACAGAGGTGGGAAGCCTGTTAACGTACGAGGCAACGGCAGATTTCGAAACTGAGCGTGTCACCATCGAAGGTTGGAATGGCCCAGTTGAAATTGACCAAATCAAAGGTAAAAAAGTTACTGTGGTGCCAATCCTACGTGCAGGTCTGGGCATGATGGATGGTGTGATGGAGCACATGCCAAGTGCTCGTATCAGTGTGGTGGGCATCTACCGTGACGAAGAAACACTGGAACCTGTGCCATACTTCAACAAGCTTGCATCTAACATCGATGAGCGTATTGCGCTGGTGGTTGACCCAATGTTAGCAACTGGTGGTTCTATGATTGCAACCATCGACCTACTGAAAGAAAAAGGCTGTAAGCACATTAAAGTGTTGGTGTTAGTGGCTGCACCAGAAGGCATTGAGGCGCTTGAAAAAGCACATCCAGACATTGAAATGTACACGGCTGCAATCGATGAGAAACTAAACGATAAAGGTTACATCGTTCCTGGTCTTGGTGACGCGGGTGATAAGATCTTCGGTACTAAGTAA
- a CDS encoding DUF2069 domain-containing protein, producing MTKTSSQYRYLALVANLALLSWVVLWQAVLSPHPHLNSWTLAIAWAIPMLLPLPGILAGKPYTHAWANFVLMIYFLHSLTLIYVDGGERWLAAIELLLVSVAFVGNTLYARERGKELGLKLTKLSEVEKQEKAKFGQQ from the coding sequence ATGACCAAAACCTCATCGCAATACCGTTACTTAGCGCTGGTCGCCAATTTGGCTTTATTGTCTTGGGTGGTGTTATGGCAAGCGGTATTGTCACCCCACCCTCACCTAAACAGTTGGACACTGGCAATTGCATGGGCGATCCCTATGTTGCTGCCTCTGCCTGGTATACTCGCTGGTAAACCATACACCCATGCGTGGGCAAATTTTGTCTTGATGATTTACTTTTTGCACTCTCTGACGCTGATTTATGTCGATGGTGGCGAGCGTTGGCTAGCAGCCATCGAATTACTGCTTGTCTCCGTGGCTTTTGTTGGTAATACGCTATATGCCAGAGAAAGAGGGAAAGAGTTAGGCCTAAAACTCACCAAACTCTCAGAAGTAGAGAAACAAGAAAAAGCCAAATTTGGTCAGCAATAA